Proteins from one Coffea arabica cultivar ET-39 chromosome 8c, Coffea Arabica ET-39 HiFi, whole genome shotgun sequence genomic window:
- the LOC140013817 gene encoding alkane hydroxylase MAH1-like, whose translation MHMVLTCDPANIHYILSKNFSNYPKGPEFRKIFDILGDGIFNADSQLWETHRRVTLSLMHHPSFLKLLEVTVWDKVEKGLLPVLQNCAKTGSQLDLQDIFQRFAFDSISKLVLDHDPGSLSLDLPNIPCEKAFNDLALVLLHRHILPERYWKLQKWLGIGKEKKLSKAWDAFDQFIYPRISLKQEKRSKMFDEERRFVGLTTLMEAYEETNNSIRDAKAFMRDNILNLMFAGRDTTSTALTWFFWLIATNHWAEEKILEEIANELDVVKQGQDSRLFNVQQSHKLVYLHAALCEALRLYPPVALEHKAPVQADILPSGVRVEPNTKLILFFYSMGRMESLWGEDCLEFKPERWISERGRVRHEPSFKFPAFNAGPRTCLGKEMAFVQMKMVAASIIYNYHVRVVDGHPISPSDSIIIQMKQGLMVRLFQRNR comes from the coding sequence ATGCACATGGTCCTCACCTGTGATCCTGCCAACATCCATTACATTCTCAGCAAAAACTTCTCAAACTACCCAAAGGGTCCCGAATTCAGgaaaatatttgatattttgggAGATGGGATTTTCAATGCTGATTCCCAGTTATGGGAAACTCACAGGAGAGTAACTTTGTCGCTTATGCACCACCCCAGTTTCCTGAAACTATTGGAAGTAACTGTTTGGGACAAAGTGGAAAAAGGGCTCCTCCCAGTTTTACAAAACTGTGCAAAAACAGGATCCCAGCTTGACTTGCAAGACATATTCCAGAGGTTCGCTTTTGATAGCATATCAAAATTGGTACTCGACCATGACCCAGGCAGCTTATCCTTGGATTTGCCAAACATCCCATGTGAGAAGGCTTTCAACGATCTAGCGTTAGTCCTGTTACATAGGCACATATTGCCGGAGCGCTACTGGAAGCTTCAGAAATGGCTAGGAATCGGTAAAGAGAAGAAGCTGAGCAAAGCTTGGGATGCTTTTGATCAATTCATTTACCCTCGCATATCACTGAAGCAAGAAAAACGGAGTAAAATGTTTGACGAGGAACGCAGGTTTGTCGGACTAACCACTTTAATGGAGGCTTACGAGGAGACAAACAATAGTATTCGCGATGCAAAAGCGTTCATGAGAGACAACATTCTGAATTTGATGTTTGCTGGTAGAGACACCACCAGTACAGCTCTCACATGGTTTTTCTGGCTGATTGCAACAAATCATTGGGCTGAGGAGAAGATTCTTGAAGAGATAGCAAATGAGTTGGACGTGGTGAAACAAGGTCAAGATTCGAGGCTCTTCAATGTCCAACAGTCACATAAACTCGTTTACCTCCACGCTGCTCTCTGTGAAGCTCTCAGGCTATATCCGCCCGTGGCTTTAGAGCACAAAGCTCCAGTCCAGGCCGACATTCTTCCAAGTGGTGTACGCGTCGAACCAAATACCAAACTGATTCTTTTCTTCTACTCCATGGGGAGGATGGAGTCCTTATGGGGTGAAGATTGCTTGGAGTTTAAGCCTGAAAGGTGGATATCGGAACGGGGGAGAGTCAGGCACGAACCTTCCTTCAAGTTCCCTGCGTTTAATGCCGGACCAAGGACTTGTTTGGGCAAGGAGATGGCTTTTGTTCAGATGAAAATGGTGGCAGCCTCCATCATCTACAATTACCACGTCCGAGTGGTGGATGGTCATCCTATTTCCCCTAGTGACTCCATTATTATCCAAATGAAACAGGGTTTAATGGTGAGGCTCTTTCAAAGAAATCGATGA